The following coding sequences are from one Devosia neptuniae window:
- a CDS encoding DUF2147 domain-containing protein yields MKAMVRALAALGFAAAATLPALASPVGVWEVESRDSRYKVTLCGDGTQLCAELIWLGNGGDSPENLPYLNTLLIDHAPQIKPNQWKGDLHLYGHSASGTITQVGEDQISLKGCFMLVVCRTYQMHRYSN; encoded by the coding sequence ATGAAGGCAATGGTTCGCGCATTGGCCGCACTGGGTTTTGCCGCGGCGGCGACGCTGCCGGCGCTGGCTTCGCCGGTGGGCGTGTGGGAGGTGGAAAGCCGGGACTCGCGCTACAAGGTCACGTTATGCGGGGACGGCACCCAGCTATGCGCCGAGCTGATCTGGCTGGGCAATGGCGGGGATAGCCCGGAAAACCTGCCCTATCTCAATACGCTGCTGATCGACCATGCGCCGCAGATCAAGCCCAATCAGTGGAAGGGTGATTTGCACCTTTATGGCCATAGCGCCAGCGGCACCATTACCCAGGTGGGCGAAGACCAGATTTCGCTGAAAGGATGCTTCATGCTGGTGGTGTGCCGGACCTATCAGATGCACCGGTATAGCAATTAG
- a CDS encoding DMT family transporter, with translation MSRPLAALTLLFCTMLWGFAFVAQKSAMDAMGPLTFSGTRFIIGGLLIVPLALRELRRTASRPTLRQWQLVALMCAVFFAGSILQQYGLMLTTVTNSGFLTGLYVFFVPVIGLVAARIVPHPIIWFCAPIALLGIYLLNGGNFDSFNLGDALIIACAVFWALHVLLLGHLATATGLPILLSVITFLSVGIISAVLAVPIEAPDFTSISNGWMQIAYSACFSTAVAFTGQAIAQQYLPAANAAIILSAESLFAALGGALILGERLPPIGYLGAALIFLAILLVETVPPLWARRRVS, from the coding sequence ATGTCCCGCCCCCTCGCCGCGCTAACGCTCCTGTTCTGCACCATGCTCTGGGGCTTCGCCTTCGTGGCACAAAAGTCGGCCATGGATGCCATGGGGCCGCTGACCTTCTCCGGCACCCGCTTCATCATCGGCGGCCTGCTCATCGTTCCCCTCGCTTTGCGCGAACTCCGCCGCACGGCCAGCCGCCCGACCCTGCGCCAATGGCAGCTCGTCGCCCTGATGTGCGCGGTATTTTTCGCCGGCTCCATCCTGCAGCAATATGGGCTGATGCTGACTACGGTGACCAATTCGGGGTTCCTCACCGGTCTCTACGTCTTCTTCGTCCCGGTCATCGGCTTGGTTGCCGCGCGCATCGTGCCCCACCCCATCATCTGGTTCTGCGCGCCCATAGCGCTACTCGGCATCTACCTGCTCAATGGCGGCAATTTCGACAGTTTCAATCTCGGCGACGCCCTCATCATCGCCTGCGCCGTGTTCTGGGCCCTGCATGTCCTGCTGCTGGGGCACCTGGCCACCGCCACCGGCCTGCCCATCCTGCTCTCGGTGATCACCTTCCTCAGCGTCGGCATTATCTCGGCCGTGCTGGCGGTCCCCATCGAAGCCCCCGACTTCACCAGCATCAGCAATGGCTGGATGCAGATCGCCTATTCGGCCTGCTTCTCCACCGCCGTGGCCTTCACCGGCCAGGCCATCGCCCAGCAATATCTGCCCGCCGCCAACGCCGCGATCATCCTCTCGGCCGAAAGCCTCTTCGCCGCGCTCGGCGGCGCCCTCATCCTGGGCGAACGCCTCCCACCCATCGGCTATCTCGGCGCGGCGCTGATCTTCCTCGCCATCCTGCTGGTCGAAACCGTGCCGCCCCTCTGGGCCAGGCGGCGGGTGTCCTAA
- a CDS encoding aminotransferase class V-fold PLP-dependent enzyme has translation MTALPLDPSRIRAHFPAFAEPSLVGQAFFENAGGSYTARPVLDTLEHFYRATKVQPYGVYPASIEAGEAMNRSYERIAEAFNVDPDWIHFGPSTSANTYVLANAFGGWLKPGDAIIVTNQDHEANSGNWRRLAARGIEVREWQVDPQTGRLNLTGLDAILDAKVRLVAAPHCSNIVGEINPVAEISARAHAVGAVTAIDGVSYAPHGLPDLAELGADIYLFSAYKVYGPHLGVMAIRPELARALPNQGHYFNDAKLRYRLTPAGPDHAQIAAVGAIADYFETVAEIAGGTGNPFARARKAMRDQETALVRPLLDYLRGKNNVRLVGPDDAESRAPTISLILSEPGATVAARLAKHGVMASGGNFYAVRLLEAMGVDPNHGVLRLSFVHYTTPEEITQLIAALDVELP, from the coding sequence ATGACCGCCCTGCCTCTCGATCCTTCCCGCATTCGGGCGCATTTTCCCGCCTTTGCCGAACCTTCCCTTGTGGGCCAAGCCTTCTTCGAAAATGCCGGCGGCTCCTACACGGCCCGGCCTGTGCTCGACACGCTCGAGCATTTTTATCGCGCCACCAAAGTGCAGCCCTATGGCGTTTACCCGGCCTCCATCGAAGCTGGCGAGGCGATGAACCGCAGCTATGAGCGCATCGCCGAGGCGTTCAATGTCGATCCCGACTGGATCCATTTCGGCCCCTCGACCTCCGCCAATACCTATGTGCTGGCCAATGCCTTCGGCGGCTGGCTCAAGCCCGGCGACGCCATCATTGTCACCAATCAGGATCACGAGGCCAATAGTGGCAATTGGCGGCGTCTTGCCGCGCGCGGCATCGAAGTGCGCGAATGGCAGGTCGATCCGCAAACCGGCCGCCTGAACCTCACCGGGCTCGACGCCATTCTCGACGCCAAGGTGCGCCTCGTCGCGGCGCCGCATTGCTCCAATATTGTTGGCGAAATCAATCCCGTGGCCGAGATCAGCGCCCGCGCCCATGCCGTCGGCGCCGTCACAGCCATCGATGGCGTCAGCTACGCCCCCCATGGCCTGCCCGACCTCGCCGAGCTCGGCGCCGATATCTACCTGTTCTCGGCCTACAAGGTTTATGGCCCTCATCTCGGCGTCATGGCCATTCGCCCCGAGCTGGCACGCGCCCTGCCCAATCAGGGCCATTACTTCAACGACGCCAAGCTGCGCTATCGCCTGACGCCCGCCGGTCCCGACCACGCCCAGATCGCTGCCGTCGGCGCCATTGCCGACTATTTCGAAACCGTCGCTGAGATCGCCGGCGGGACTGGCAATCCCTTTGCCCGAGCCCGCAAGGCCATGCGCGACCAGGAAACCGCCCTGGTCCGCCCGCTGCTCGACTACCTGCGCGGCAAAAACAATGTGCGCCTCGTCGGCCCCGACGACGCCGAAAGCCGCGCCCCCACCATTTCGCTGATCCTGTCCGAACCCGGCGCGACAGTTGCGGCGCGCCTCGCCAAACATGGCGTGATGGCCAGCGGCGGCAATTTCTACGCCGTCCGCCTGCTCGAAGCCATGGGCGTCGACCCCAACCACGGCGTCCTCCGCCTCTCCTTCGTGCACTACACCACGCCGGAGGAGATCACCCAGTTGATTGCAGCATTGGATGTCGAACTGCCCTGA
- a CDS encoding Spy/CpxP family protein refolding chaperone, whose protein sequence is MKTISKPAIVALLTAALGLTSLAPSFAQEAGPAALAAPAADVQKPGHDHNRFQHPGQFPQGGMRHMELRHGGGFLNFERGAEAAEIGLVRLSHRVELTAEQQPLFDAMKTAILAAADDFATAAQAARPTADAAKPDIAARLDARIAITSANLTALEAIKPSVTAFFDSLTPEQQAALAPQPGERPNWGRPGQDGPRHSGPGAAQPALPAPTNG, encoded by the coding sequence ATGAAGACGATCTCCAAGCCCGCCATCGTGGCGCTGCTGACCGCCGCCCTTGGCCTCACCTCCCTTGCCCCCAGCTTCGCCCAGGAAGCAGGTCCGGCAGCGCTCGCTGCTCCTGCCGCCGATGTGCAAAAGCCCGGCCATGATCACAATCGCTTCCAGCACCCCGGCCAGTTCCCGCAAGGCGGCATGCGTCACATGGAACTCCGTCATGGCGGGGGCTTCCTCAATTTCGAGCGCGGCGCTGAGGCCGCCGAAATCGGCCTCGTCCGGCTCAGCCACCGCGTCGAGCTCACCGCCGAGCAGCAACCTTTGTTCGACGCCATGAAAACCGCCATCCTCGCCGCCGCCGATGATTTCGCCACCGCCGCCCAGGCTGCCCGCCCCACAGCCGACGCCGCAAAGCCTGATATCGCCGCCCGGCTCGACGCGCGTATCGCCATCACCTCGGCCAACCTGACGGCCCTCGAAGCCATCAAGCCCTCCGTCACCGCCTTCTTCGATAGCCTCACCCCCGAGCAGCAGGCGGCCCTGGCACCCCAGCCCGGCGAACGCCCCAATTGGGGCCGTCCCGGCCAGGATGGCCCGCGCCATTCCGGGCCCGGCGCCGCTCAGCCGGCCCTGCCCGCGCCCACCAACGGCTAG
- a CDS encoding GNAT family N-acetyltransferase, with product MVDLVNDPFPDLAALDGLWRSAWGGSVAAGYGRVLERSLVHVGAYEAGVLVGFVNVAWDGGVHAFVLDTCVHAEHQRRGIATALMHRAAELARARGAEWLHVDFEPQLEGFYRGCGFAPSAAGVMRLV from the coding sequence ATGGTGGATTTGGTGAATGACCCGTTTCCCGATCTGGCGGCGCTGGACGGGCTATGGCGCAGTGCCTGGGGCGGGTCTGTAGCGGCGGGCTATGGGCGCGTGCTGGAGCGGAGCCTCGTGCATGTCGGGGCCTATGAGGCGGGCGTGCTGGTGGGGTTTGTCAATGTGGCGTGGGACGGGGGCGTGCATGCTTTTGTGCTCGATACGTGTGTGCATGCGGAGCATCAGCGGCGGGGGATTGCGACCGCGCTGATGCACCGGGCGGCGGAGCTGGCACGGGCGCGGGGCGCGGAATGGCTGCATGTGGATTTTGAGCCGCAGCTGGAGGGGTTTTATCGCGGCTGCGGGTTTGCGCCGAGTGCGGCGGGGGTGATGCGGTTGGTGTGA
- a CDS encoding CehA/McbA family metallohydrolase, with protein MTTITTAITRADQSKNPYFYIPFDVPAGTTRIDVTLAYPKAEDCVIDLGAFDPRDTGYPTEQGFRGWSGGARDHFFIATDDATPGYIHGDIPPGSWNVILGLYKIPVSGTEATLTITLDSAARPLAPQPARTFPIRREPGWYKGDLHCHTYHSDAKGSPELLHAAAKQAGLDFLAIADHNTITQRRYFHPHSSPDLVFVRAMEITTAIGHANVFGVDEWIDFRMTQPSDAHTLAQSVHDKGGLLSINHDKPTIPWDYELPQIDCMEVWQSTWVAWNWISLERYQRRLAAGLRISAIGGSDYHQPDRLLPEGPLVLARPTTFLWLAELSEDAVLAAMKAGHGYITESPTGPHLSITVDGQSMGSTVNEATTATATVRGAAGDRLIWIDAAGPLAETVIPSDDWQADLAVSEAKTFIRAEIIADASRAKLVADFTDALGGPGLPWDLKESDLAHQPIRRALSNPIYLTR; from the coding sequence TTGACCACGATCACCACCGCCATCACCCGCGCCGACCAGTCAAAAAACCCCTATTTCTACATCCCCTTCGACGTCCCCGCCGGCACCACGCGTATCGACGTCACCCTCGCCTATCCCAAGGCCGAAGACTGCGTCATCGACCTCGGCGCCTTCGACCCGCGCGACACCGGCTATCCCACCGAACAGGGTTTCCGCGGCTGGAGCGGCGGCGCGCGCGACCATTTCTTCATCGCCACAGACGACGCCACCCCCGGCTATATCCATGGCGATATCCCGCCCGGAAGCTGGAACGTTATTCTGGGCCTCTACAAAATCCCCGTTTCCGGCACCGAAGCGACACTCACCATCACTCTCGATAGCGCCGCCCGCCCCCTGGCGCCACAGCCTGCCCGCACCTTCCCCATCCGCCGCGAACCCGGCTGGTACAAGGGCGATCTGCACTGCCACACCTACCATTCCGACGCCAAGGGCAGCCCCGAACTGCTCCACGCCGCAGCCAAACAGGCGGGCCTCGATTTCCTCGCCATTGCCGACCACAACACCATCACCCAGCGCCGCTATTTCCACCCTCATTCCTCGCCCGATCTGGTCTTTGTGCGCGCCATGGAAATCACCACCGCTATCGGCCATGCCAATGTCTTTGGCGTCGATGAGTGGATCGATTTCCGCATGACCCAGCCCTCCGATGCCCATACTTTGGCCCAGTCGGTGCACGACAAAGGCGGCCTGCTCTCGATCAACCACGACAAGCCCACCATCCCCTGGGATTACGAGCTGCCGCAAATTGACTGCATGGAAGTCTGGCAATCCACCTGGGTGGCCTGGAACTGGATTTCCCTCGAGCGCTACCAACGCCGCCTCGCCGCCGGCCTGCGTATCTCCGCCATCGGCGGCTCCGACTATCACCAGCCGGACCGCCTCCTGCCCGAAGGCCCACTGGTCCTCGCCCGCCCCACGACTTTCCTCTGGCTCGCCGAGCTCTCCGAAGACGCCGTGCTCGCCGCCATGAAAGCGGGCCACGGCTACATCACCGAGAGCCCCACTGGCCCCCATCTCTCCATCACGGTCGACGGCCAGTCCATGGGCTCAACGGTCAACGAGGCGACCACAGCCACCGCAACGGTCCGCGGCGCCGCCGGCGACCGCCTGATCTGGATCGACGCCGCCGGCCCCCTCGCCGAAACCGTGATCCCCAGCGACGACTGGCAGGCCGACCTCGCCGTGTCCGAAGCCAAAACCTTCATCCGCGCCGAAATCATCGCAGACGCCAGCCGTGCAAAGCTGGTCGCCGATTTCACCGATGCTCTTGGCGGTCCCGGCCTCCCCTGGGACCTCAAGGAAAGCGACCTGGCCCACCAGCCAATACGGCGAGCACTCAGCAATCCGATTTATCTAACGCGCTAA
- a CDS encoding ABC transporter ATP-binding protein yields the protein MASVEFKNVTKSFGAFNAVSDVSFAIGDGEFVCLLGPSGCGKTTSLRMIAGLETPSHGQVLIGGDDVTNLHPKDRQISMVFQDYALYPHMNLADNIAYPLKVRGEPIQKRHGRAKEVADVLKIGHLMDRLPSQISGGQQQRTSLARALVYPSRVYLFDEPLSNLDAKLRLEARGFLNHLQRDMGMTAVYVTHDQAEAMALATRIALMDQGRIVQYAPPIEIYRRPATTFVANFVGNPPMNLVQVDAAHGDGQLQLKADGLTLSSLPMSSGIAAALATAKTLTLGIRPEHLAIAEPGRANTISGTLFANENMGPESLVTIERPDTSRLTARIFTDDHIALTEAVSLSFAPEHIHLFDSTGARIPADGERPL from the coding sequence ATGGCTTCAGTCGAATTCAAAAACGTCACCAAGAGCTTTGGCGCCTTCAACGCCGTCTCTGATGTCAGCTTTGCCATTGGCGATGGTGAATTCGTGTGCCTGCTCGGCCCCTCCGGCTGCGGCAAGACCACGAGCCTGCGCATGATTGCGGGCCTTGAAACCCCCAGCCATGGCCAGGTGCTGATCGGGGGCGACGACGTCACCAATCTGCACCCCAAGGACCGCCAGATTTCCATGGTGTTTCAGGATTATGCGCTCTACCCGCATATGAACCTGGCCGACAATATCGCCTACCCGCTCAAGGTGCGCGGCGAACCCATCCAGAAGCGCCATGGCCGCGCCAAGGAAGTGGCCGATGTGCTCAAGATCGGCCATCTCATGGATCGCCTCCCCAGCCAGATCTCCGGCGGCCAGCAACAACGCACGTCGCTGGCCCGCGCACTGGTCTACCCTTCTCGCGTCTATCTGTTTGATGAGCCGCTTTCCAATCTGGACGCCAAGCTGCGGCTGGAAGCCCGCGGCTTCCTCAATCACCTGCAACGCGACATGGGCATGACCGCCGTTTACGTCACCCACGATCAGGCCGAAGCCATGGCGCTCGCCACCCGCATCGCCCTGATGGATCAGGGCCGCATCGTGCAATATGCCCCGCCCATCGAGATCTACCGCCGGCCGGCCACCACCTTCGTCGCCAATTTCGTCGGCAACCCGCCGATGAACCTGGTGCAGGTCGACGCCGCCCATGGCGATGGCCAATTGCAGCTCAAGGCCGATGGCCTGACCTTGTCGTCCCTGCCCATGTCCTCAGGCATCGCCGCTGCCCTCGCCACGGCCAAGACCCTCACCCTGGGCATCCGCCCCGAACATCTCGCCATCGCCGAGCCGGGCCGCGCCAACACCATTTCCGGCACCCTCTTCGCCAACGAAAACATGGGCCCCGAAAGCCTCGTCACTATCGAGCGCCCCGACACCTCCCGCCTCACCGCCCGCATCTTCACCGATGACCACATCGCGCTGACCGAAGCGGTAAGTCTCAGCTTCGCCCCCGAGCACATCCACCTCTTCGACAGCACCGGCGCCCGGATTCCGGCCGATGGGGAACGGCCGCTTTGA
- a CDS encoding carbohydrate ABC transporter permease, with protein sequence MKLTFPAFAGRIAFSALAALIGAIFALPLIWFIFAPFNARAELGVAIPDPWTLSNFMTVFQNNFAMQALWNSLIQSIGGVVLVGAAATLAAYALSRSSIPGKGAVTYILLLFSSVVSGSAAMVPIFLIVSAMGLIDSHLAVILTFAGGLLPTAMFILRDFIDSIPKSYEESAMVGGASPVQAFFDVALPVIRPGIVVVVVWAFVNIWGSFLIPFILLRSDKLMPASVAIYSFYSEAGTPTVTLLAAYSLIYSLPVIILYLFVSWKFGFRFFGGIKA encoded by the coding sequence ATGAAACTCACCTTCCCCGCCTTTGCCGGCCGCATTGCCTTCTCAGCCCTCGCCGCGCTGATCGGCGCCATTTTCGCGCTGCCGCTGATCTGGTTCATCTTCGCCCCCTTCAACGCACGGGCCGAGCTGGGCGTCGCCATCCCCGATCCCTGGACGCTGTCGAACTTCATGACCGTGTTCCAGAACAACTTTGCCATGCAGGCGCTGTGGAACAGCCTGATCCAGTCCATCGGTGGCGTCGTTCTGGTGGGCGCAGCCGCAACGCTCGCCGCCTATGCCCTCAGCCGCTCCTCCATCCCCGGCAAGGGCGCCGTCACCTATATTCTGCTGCTATTCTCGTCCGTCGTATCGGGCTCGGCCGCCATGGTGCCGATCTTCCTCATCGTCTCGGCCATGGGGCTGATCGATAGCCATCTGGCCGTCATCCTCACCTTTGCCGGCGGCCTGCTCCCCACCGCCATGTTCATCCTGCGCGACTTCATCGACTCCATCCCCAAATCCTACGAGGAAAGCGCCATGGTCGGCGGCGCCTCCCCCGTCCAGGCCTTTTTCGATGTCGCTTTGCCGGTTATCCGTCCGGGCATTGTGGTCGTCGTGGTCTGGGCCTTCGTCAACATCTGGGGCAGCTTCCTCATCCCCTTCATTCTCTTGCGCAGCGACAAGCTGATGCCGGCGTCGGTCGCCATCTATTCCTTCTATTCGGAAGCCGGCACGCCCACCGTCACGCTGCTGGCGGCCTATTCGCTGATCTATTCGCTCCCCGTCATCATTCTCTACCTGTTCGTCAGCTGGAAGTTCGGCTTCCGGTTCTTTGGCGGCATCAAAGCCTAG
- a CDS encoding carbohydrate ABC transporter permease, whose protein sequence is MTAEPTTPEHPAKPARRFALLSNRAGAVFLTPAGLLVALFVIIPFFWVIFVSFTNRTLLGRTALNPEFVGLANYFALFDPSNFFQRGQFGFSLILTTQFVLASALIGQALLGLLLAWLIQTVPPWIKRLTETFVIAAWILPEVVIGFAWFAFLDRDQGTLNAILGSVGLPKGDFLLQQPFWVIVVFNTWRGAAFSMMLFNSAFSSIPPSYFQAADVAGASSWQKFKDIALPLIRGHVVTDLILITMWTFNTFTPFLLTNGGPSYRTELLSIYNYRVAFRDFEFGKGAAVGVIIMLINLAFALIYLAIGRKKRV, encoded by the coding sequence ATGACAGCTGAACCAACCACCCCGGAACACCCAGCCAAACCAGCCCGCCGCTTCGCCCTGCTGTCCAACCGCGCCGGCGCCGTCTTCCTCACCCCCGCCGGCCTGCTCGTCGCCCTTTTCGTGATCATCCCCTTCTTCTGGGTGATCTTCGTATCCTTCACCAATCGCACCCTGCTCGGCCGCACTGCGCTCAATCCCGAATTTGTCGGCCTGGCCAATTACTTCGCGCTGTTCGACCCGTCCAATTTCTTCCAGCGCGGCCAATTCGGCTTTTCGCTCATCCTCACCACCCAATTCGTGCTGGCCTCGGCTCTGATCGGCCAGGCCCTGCTCGGCCTCTTGCTCGCCTGGCTGATCCAGACCGTGCCGCCCTGGATCAAGCGCCTCACCGAAACCTTCGTCATCGCCGCCTGGATCCTGCCCGAAGTGGTGATCGGCTTTGCCTGGTTCGCCTTCCTCGATCGCGATCAGGGCACGCTCAACGCCATCCTGGGCAGTGTCGGGCTGCCCAAGGGCGATTTCCTGCTGCAACAGCCCTTCTGGGTCATCGTCGTGTTCAATACCTGGCGCGGCGCCGCCTTCTCCATGATGCTGTTCAACTCGGCCTTTTCCTCGATCCCGCCCAGCTATTTCCAGGCGGCCGATGTGGCCGGCGCCTCCTCCTGGCAGAAGTTCAAGGATATCGCCCTCCCCCTCATCCGCGGCCATGTGGTGACCGATCTGATCCTGATCACCATGTGGACCTTCAACACTTTCACCCCCTTCCTGCTGACCAATGGCGGCCCCTCCTACCGCACCGAATTGCTCTCGATTTACAATTACCGGGTGGCCTTCCGCGATTTCGAATTCGGCAAGGGCGCGGCCGTGGGCGTCATTATCATGCTGATCAATCTGGCCTTCGCGCTGATCTATCTCGCCATCGGCCGCAAGAAGCGGGTGTAA
- a CDS encoding extracellular solute-binding protein: MSNRLRALAFGLVGATAMAGPAFAVDLEITCRCVIGGVNSATAEWIQNSVIPAFEAANPDTKVTLNQFGGEDAQLTQQLALDFSTGAGPDVTAFDGFLIPSFVEGGLLKPLNEVAGPEVDDWSGWAALSEGSRALMIYEDQYYGIPLGTDVRMLYTRKDMLTEAGIDAETWQPTSWADILDAARAIKKVKPDSFPIQLNAGVAMGEATTMQGYWLALLGTGETVLDENGKWIVGSQGILDTLNLYKTIYVDEQLGDARAQLLADGRNRSFANFRDGVTALLFEGDYFYRSVTPEGSEFAVPDRDKVMGWVKIPAEEPGKGIRGQDFVTISGGTGFVLNPATDTPKEAWALLSFMNEPARLEAFQAIQPRITARTDVAIPNSPFLTESSQELLPITTARPNDPDYNAVSAEIQRMTESVVSGELSPEDAMAQYRDAVIRIVGEDNTVSLL; this comes from the coding sequence ATGAGCAATCGTCTGCGCGCCCTGGCCTTTGGCCTTGTCGGCGCTACTGCAATGGCCGGTCCGGCTTTCGCCGTCGACCTCGAAATCACCTGCCGCTGTGTCATCGGCGGCGTCAACAGCGCCACCGCAGAGTGGATTCAGAACAGCGTCATTCCCGCCTTCGAGGCGGCCAATCCCGATACCAAGGTGACGCTCAACCAGTTTGGCGGCGAAGACGCCCAGCTCACCCAGCAATTGGCGCTGGATTTCTCCACCGGCGCAGGCCCCGACGTCACAGCGTTCGATGGCTTCCTCATTCCCAGCTTCGTCGAAGGCGGCTTGCTCAAGCCCCTCAATGAAGTGGCCGGCCCCGAAGTCGATGACTGGTCCGGCTGGGCTGCCCTGTCGGAAGGCTCGCGCGCCCTGATGATCTACGAGGACCAATATTACGGCATCCCGCTCGGCACCGACGTGCGCATGCTCTATACCCGCAAGGACATGCTGACCGAAGCCGGCATCGATGCCGAGACTTGGCAGCCCACATCCTGGGCCGACATTCTCGACGCCGCCCGCGCTATCAAGAAGGTCAAGCCCGACAGCTTCCCCATCCAGCTCAATGCCGGCGTCGCCATGGGCGAAGCCACCACCATGCAGGGCTATTGGCTGGCGCTGCTGGGCACCGGCGAAACCGTGCTCGACGAGAACGGCAAGTGGATCGTCGGCAGCCAGGGCATTCTGGACACTCTCAACCTCTACAAGACCATCTATGTCGATGAGCAGCTCGGCGATGCCCGCGCTCAATTGCTGGCCGATGGCCGCAACCGCTCCTTCGCCAATTTCCGCGATGGCGTCACCGCCCTGCTGTTCGAAGGCGATTATTTCTACCGCTCGGTCACCCCGGAAGGCTCCGAATTCGCCGTGCCCGACCGCGACAAGGTCATGGGCTGGGTCAAGATTCCCGCCGAGGAGCCGGGCAAGGGCATCCGCGGCCAGGATTTCGTCACCATTTCGGGCGGCACCGGCTTCGTGCTCAATCCCGCGACGGATACTCCCAAGGAAGCCTGGGCGCTGCTCTCCTTCATGAACGAGCCGGCCCGGCTCGAAGCCTTCCAGGCGATCCAGCCGCGCATCACCGCGCGTACCGACGTGGCCATCCCCAACAGCCCCTTCCTGACTGAGAGCAGCCAGGAATTACTGCCGATCACCACCGCCCGGCCGAACGATCCCGACTACAACGCCGTCTCCGCCGAAATCCAGCGCATGACCGAAAGCGTCGTCTCGGGCGAACTCTCCCCGGAAGACGCCATGGCCCAATACCGCGACGCGGTCATCCGCATCGTGGGCGAAGACAACACCGTCAGCCTGCTCTGA
- a CDS encoding LacI family DNA-binding transcriptional regulator has protein sequence MSETGAPARERATAQMVAERAKVSRVAVSRAFNPHTSLKPEKRELILRIAQELNYTPDRAARALVSGRSHLVGVIVPDVCSPWESQEIDALTTALQNEGFATLLFKTQTDMSMDQTLLTYMKGFNPDAVIAFVENIKPATLARVLDRAVPIYVHYPLEGQPETGVLATDKTLHDRLNIMQRNGIEQAVALLQGYGARRIAYLSGLPRSLASVAREQTLRAVMADRGLDEPIVFPGDFTYDTAYAATVDLFRVGQGADAVFAANDVGAFGVIDALRHEFGLRVPQDVKVVGFDDIEQSHWKSYSLTTVKIDLAERVRALVRLILRRLNDPGAPAFVETLQTRLVVRGTVG, from the coding sequence TTGAGCGAGACCGGGGCGCCTGCGCGAGAGCGTGCGACGGCACAGATGGTGGCGGAGCGGGCCAAGGTATCGCGCGTGGCGGTATCGCGGGCGTTCAACCCGCATACTTCGCTCAAGCCGGAAAAACGGGAGCTGATCCTGCGCATCGCGCAGGAGCTGAATTACACCCCGGACCGCGCGGCGCGGGCGCTGGTCAGCGGGCGTTCGCACCTGGTGGGGGTGATCGTGCCCGATGTGTGCAGCCCCTGGGAAAGCCAGGAAATCGATGCGCTGACCACGGCCCTGCAGAATGAGGGCTTTGCCACGCTGCTGTTCAAGACGCAGACCGATATGAGCATGGACCAGACGCTGCTGACCTATATGAAGGGGTTCAATCCCGACGCGGTCATTGCGTTTGTCGAGAATATCAAGCCGGCGACATTGGCGCGGGTGCTCGACCGGGCGGTGCCGATCTATGTGCATTATCCGCTGGAGGGGCAGCCGGAAACGGGCGTGCTGGCGACTGACAAGACGCTGCATGACCGGCTCAATATCATGCAGCGCAATGGCATCGAGCAGGCGGTGGCGCTGTTGCAGGGCTATGGCGCGCGGCGGATTGCCTATCTGTCGGGCCTGCCGCGATCGCTGGCGAGCGTGGCGCGGGAGCAGACGTTGCGCGCGGTGATGGCCGATCGCGGGCTGGACGAGCCGATCGTGTTCCCGGGCGATTTTACCTACGACACCGCCTACGCCGCGACCGTCGACCTGTTCCGGGTGGGGCAGGGGGCGGATGCGGTTTTTGCCGCCAATGACGTGGGCGCCTTCGGGGTGATCGATGCGCTGCGCCATGAATTCGGGCTGCGCGTGCCGCAGGACGTCAAGGTCGTCGGGTTCGATGATATCGAGCAATCGCACTGGAAAAGCTACAGCCTGACCACGGTCAAGATCGACCTGGCCGAGCGCGTGCGGGCGCTGGTGCGGCTGATCCTGCGGCGGCTGAACGATCCCGGCGCGCCCGCCTTTGTCGAAACTTTGCAAACCAGGCTCGTCGTGCGTGGCACGGTGGGCTGA